A window from Cydia pomonella isolate Wapato2018A chromosome 8, ilCydPomo1, whole genome shotgun sequence encodes these proteins:
- the LOC133520827 gene encoding uncharacterized protein LOC133520827, with the protein MKTAICLVFLLVAAAAASEKKTTEKKAEPLDKKLDKRGLLNLGYGYGISGLDIGHIGSSHGIGGAYNFIDEGAIAQHGYGIPLGEHTDVTRTITLVKGVPVAYPVDRPVPYPVEKHVPYPVKVPVPQPYEVIKHVPVHVKEYVKVPVHVPAPYPVEKKVPYPVHVPVDRPYPVKVLVPQPYPVEKHIPYPVKVPVPQPYPVEKHVPYPVEVKVPVPQPYPVVKHVGVPVKVPIDRPYPVHVPAPYPVEKPVPVAVPVEKPVAYPVHVPVDRPYPVPVEKPYPVPVKVPVPEPYPVYKHVPYAVEKPVAYPVKVPVDRPYPVHIEKHIPVAVEKPYPVPVKVPVYLNNEHYDHSHSHLNYGGSYYEH; encoded by the coding sequence ATCTGTTTAGTTTTCCTGCTGGTAGCAGCAGCTGCTGCCAGTGAGAAGAAGACTACAGAGAAAAAGGCAGAGCCTTTGGACAAGAAGTTGGACAAACGTGGTCTCCTGAACCTCGGCTACGGATACGGCATCAGCGGCCTTGATATCGGCCACATCGGCAGCTCTCACGGAATCGGTGGCGCCTACAACTTCATTGATGAAGGCGCCATCGCCCAACACGGCTACGGTATCCCTCTCGGTGAACACACCGATGTGACCAGGACCATCACTCTTGTCAAGGGTGTACCAGTCGCCTACCCGGTCGATAGACCCGTGCCATACCCCGTTGAGAAGCATGTGCCATACCCCGTCAAGGTCCCCGTCCCCCAGCCGTATGAGGTCATCAAACACGTGCCAGTTCACGTGAAGGAGTACGTCAAGGTCCCAGTCCACGTCCCCGCTCCGTACCCGGTAGAGAAGAAGGTGCCCTATCCCGTCCACGTGCCCGTAGACAGGCCCTACCCCGTCAAGGTGTTGGTGCCCCAGCCCTACCCCGTTGAGAAGCACATCCCTTACCCGGTCAAGGTGCCCGTGCCGCAGCCCTACCCCGTGGAGAAACACGTGCCATACCCAGTTGAAGTTAAAGTACCAGTGCCCCAGCCCTACCCAGTCGTGAAACACGTCGGCGTCCCCGTTAAAGTACCCATCGACAGGCCTTACCCCGTGCACGTACCTGCCCCTTACCCCGTTGAGAAGCCCGTACCAGTAGCTGTTCCCGTTGAGAAGCCCGTCGCCTACCCCGTGCACGTTCCCGTCGACAGGCCTTACCCCGTGCCAGTTGAGAAGCCTTACCCCGTGCCCGTGAAGGTGCCCGTCCCTGAGCCTTACCCAGTGTACAAGCACGTCCCGTACGCGGTCGAGAAGCCCGTCGCCTACCCCGTCAAGGTTCCCGTCGACAGGCCCTACCCCGTCCATATTGAGAAGCACATCCCAGTCGCTGTGGAGAAGCCCTACCCCGTGCCCGTGAAGGTGCCCGTCTACCTTAACAACGAGCACTACGACCATTCCCACAGTCACCTCAACTACGGAGGCTCATACTACGAGCACTAA